One Chaetodon trifascialis isolate fChaTrf1 chromosome 13, fChaTrf1.hap1, whole genome shotgun sequence DNA segment encodes these proteins:
- the ccdc88ab gene encoding girdin isoform X4: MESEVFTPLLEQFLLTPLVCWVKTVGQPTVTDGSKLSEYVELVDGIYLNEIMLEINPKAAVQRTNKKVNNDPTLRIQNLSILIRQIKAYYQETLQQLVMMPLPNVLTLGRNPLSEQGLEEMKKLLLLLLGCAVQCEKKEEYIERIQTLDFDTKAAIASHIQEVTHNQENVVDLQWLESGEMPPEDLDSLSRNLAFHLKHLVDERDTQLETIVELTQERDCIQLSPLAPCPTQSPGDSPSMRRTESRQHLSVELADAKAKIRRLRQELEEKSEQLLDTRQELENMEVELKKLQQESYQLLSDARSARAYRDELDALREKAIRVDKLESELSRYKEKLHDIEFYKARVEELKEDNQILLETKAMLEEQLDATRTRSDKLHLLEKENLQLKSKIHDLEMERDMDRKRMEELLEENLVLEMAQKQSMDESLHLGWELEQLSKTPELTEIPQKSLGEEVNELTSSRLLKLEKDNQTLLKTVEELRGAASQDTMAKLAKVNQENQRLNQKLEKLDSELTADRESLRSAESLSTDLMKEKALLEKTLETLRENSERQLKGLEQENKHLGQTVSSLRQRCQVGAEARVKDVEKENRVLHESICETTAKLNKMEFERKQLRKELEVMKEKGERAEELEIQMQKLERDNESLQKKVASLGITCEKVSALEKENTELEAEGRRLKKKLDALKNMAFQLEALEKENSQLEQENLQLRRSAESHRSAGAKAAQLEAENRELESERNQMKRSLELLKASSKKTERLEVSYQGLDTENQRLQKALENSSKKIQQLEAELQEVETENQTLQRNLEELKISSKRLEQLEQENKTLEQESSQLEKDKKLLEKENKRLRQQAEIRDSKLDDNNQRISTLEKENRTMGKEMIFFRDSCTRVKDLERENKELVKQATIDKKTLITLREELVSEKLRTQQMNNDLEKLTHELEKIGLNKERLLHDESSDDRFKLLETKLESTLKSSLEIKEEKIAALEARLQESSNLNQQLRQELKTVKKNYEALRQREEEERMVHSSPPRGGEDPQAVSKWEKESHEATRELLKVKDRLIEVERNNATLQAEKAALRSQLKQLESQSSNLQAQIVAVQRQTASLQENNTTLQTQNAKLQVENSTLSSQSAALMAQNAQLQSQQSSVEGEREGALKEKEELRATYELLLRDHEKLAALHERQAVEYEALIGKHGGLKSSHKSLEQQHRDLEDKYKQLLQRKGELEELEKNLKEQQDKMALENQTHQATADQCKLLKEENDRLNTTYRQLVKDNENLQLDHKNIKTQLNSAKLDQTKLEAEFSKLKEQYQQLDITSTKLTNQCELLSQLKGNLEEENRHLLDQIQTLMLQNRTLLEQTMESKDLFHVEQRQYIDKLNELRRQKEKLEEKIMDQYKFYDPSPPRRRGNWITLKMRKLIKPKRERMRSLTLTPSRSELGDGFMAFPLDSQDSSSIGSGSNSLDDTLTQKRSSRRRGQQSHAQGQGSTNAIKRLPFMRNRSKDKDKAKAIYRRSMSMNDLLQNMAVAGGPGAQWAGSIENLDGTESGDAGMTGSGRRGGQRMKELALSTNAIDCAALTLPTAGHRRAKLRLQVKDNASCEDVAGSLDDPKSQGTLNGSLSRPHSESSGEFSLSLDQEVWSSSGSSPVQQPTSSRSSHQSPLQLRRSLDPSAAAGSPGQAQTRSSEVLSLQQFLDEGIDPAESGSQENLTVDSPRLSTSSEHVQKERTSTKGRGILRSSSGKAAPVSSDRPPRSAGQPGRPTLRKAESTRVRGSVPVRSSLSSQGKATSVSERLDSASSTLPRASSVISTAEGTTRRTSIHDLLSKDNRQPVSVDAAPPVASTKAGVRSQPAPSEYHPTSTNLKGPLTTTTTPLPKSVSLPCHSSEDPDLSTLESFLGPSFTVESVFMDSIFSESASKNLPFLSLNPTLVSNISGPPITNKTHPPPVPNHAAAQNQAPHGQPNGQMRSGPANLKEGADPSGVNNSDQPLSAEDSQSLWYEYGCV, encoded by the exons AGCAAGgtctggaggagatgaagaaactGTTGCTTCTGCTGCTAGGCTGTGCCGTCCAG TGTGAGAAGAAGGAAGAGTACATTGAGCGTATCCAGACTCTGGACTTTGACACCAAAGCGGCCATAGCATCCCACATCCAAGAG GTGACTCATAATCAGGAGAATGTAGTGGACTTGCAGTGGTTAGAAAGTGGGGAAATGCCTCCTGAGGACCTGGACAGCCTCTCCAGAAACCTGGCTTTCCACCTCAAACACCTAGTGGATGAAAGGGACACACAGTTGGAG ACTATAGTGGAATTAACCCAGGAGAGAGACTGCATACAGCTGtctccactggctccctgtcCAACCCAGTCTCCCGGTGACTCCCCCAGTATGAGGAGGACGGAAAGTCGACAGCACCTCTCTGTGGAGTTGGCTGATGCCAAGGCCAAGATCAGACGCCTTCGACAGGAACT agaggagaagagtgagCAGCTTTTGGACACCAGGCAGGAGCTTGAGAACATGGAAGTGGAGCTCAAAAAGCTTCAGCAAGAG AGCTACCAGTTGCTGTCAGACGCTCGGTCTGCTCGGGCCTATCGCGACGAGCTGGACGCGCTCAGAGAGAAAGCGATCCGTGTCGACAAACTGGAGAGCGAGCTGAGCCGATACAAGGAGAAACTTCACGACATTGAGTTTTACAAGGCCCGGGTTGAG GAGCTAAAGGAGGACAACCAGATCCTGTTGGAGACTAAGGCCATgttggaggagcagctggatgCTACCCGGACCCGGTCTGACAAACTGCATCTCCTGGAGAAAGAGAATCTGCAGCTCAAATCTAAGATCCATGACCTGGAGATG GAACGGGACATGGACCGTAAGCgtatggaggagctgctggaggagaacctTGTGCTTGAAATGGCTCAGAAGCAGAGCATGGACGAGTCCCTGCACCTGGGTTGGGAGCTGGAGCAACTATCAAAGACACCAGAGCTGACCGAAA TCCCTCAGAAGTCCCTGGGCGAAGAGGTGAATGAGCTGACCTCGAGCCGCCTGTTGAAGCTGGAGAAAGACAACCAGACCCTGCTGAAGACTGTGGAGGAACTCAGAGGTGCAGCCAGTCAGGACACTATGGCAAAACTGGCCAAAGTCAACCAGGAAAACCAGAGATTGAACCAGAAA TTGGAGAAGCTGGACAGCgaactgacagcagacagagagtcGCTCCGCAGCGCTGAGTCCCTCAGTACTGACCTGATGAAGGAGAAGGCTTTACTAGAGAAGACTCTGGAAACACTCAGGGAAAACTCTGAGAGACAg CTGAAGGGTCTGGAGCAGGAGAACAAGCACCTGGGCCAGACGGTATCGTCTCTGCGTCAGCGATGCCAGGTCGGCGCTGAAGCCCGGGTGAAGGATGTGGAGAAAGAGAACCGCGTTCTCCACGAGTCCATCTGTGAGACAACCGCCAAACTCAATAAAATGGAGTTTGAAAGGAAACAACTGC GTAAAGAGCTTGAAGTGATGAAGGAGAAAGGTGAGAGAGCAGAAGAGTTGGAGATTCAGATGCAGAAGCTGGAAAGGGACAACGAGAGCCTGCAGAAGAAAGTTGCCAGTCTTGGAATCACCTGTGAAAAG GTGTCTGCCCTGGAGAAGGAGAACAcagagctggaggcagagggTCGTCGtctgaagaagaagctggacGCTCTGAAGAACATGGCCTTCCAACTGGAGGCTCTTGAAAAGGAGAACTcccagctggagcaggagaacCTGCAGCTTCGCCGCTCAGCTGAGAGTCACCGGTCAGCGGGGGCTAAGGCTGCTCAGCTGGAGGCGGAGAACAGGGAGCTGGAGAGCGAGAGGAATCAGATGAAGCGCAGCCTGGAACTGCTCAAAGCCTCGTCCAAGAAGACGGAGAGATTAGAG GTGAGTTACCAGGGCCTAGATACAGAGAACCAGCGCCTGCAGAAGGCTTTAGAGAACAGCAGCAAGAAGATCCAGCAGTTGGAGGCAGAACTGCAAGAGGTGGAGACTGAGAATCAAACCCTGCAACGCAACCTGGAGGAGCTCAAGATCTCCAGTAAACgcctggagcagctggagcaggag AACAAGACTCTGGAGCAGGAAAGCTCCCAGCTAGAGAAAGACAAGAAGCTTCTGGAGAAGGAGAACAAGCGTCTTAGGCAGCAGGCCGAGATCCGCGACTCCAAGCTGGATGACAACAACCAGCGGATCTCCACCTTGGAGAAAGAGAATCGGACTATGGGCAAGGAGATGATCTTCTTCAGGGACTCGTGCACGAGAGTGAAagacctggagagagagaacaaggagCTGGTCAAACAGGCCACCATTGATAAGAAGACCCTCATCACACTCCGAGAG gagCTTGTGAGTGAGAAGCTGCGGACTCAGCAGATGAATAATGATCTGGAGAAACTGACCCATGAGCTGGAGAAGATTGGACTCAACAAGGAAAGGCTGCTGCATGACGAGAGCTCTGACGACAG ATTTAAGCTCCTGGAAACAAAACTGGAGTCGACTCTGAAATCATCTTTGGAGATAAAAGAGGAGAAGATCGCAGCCCTGGAGGCCAGACTGCAAGAGTCCTCGAACCTCAACCAGCAACTTCGCCAGGAGCTCAAGACG gTGAAGAAAAACTATGAAGCGCTGCgtcagagggaggaagaggaaaggatgGTGCACAGCTCACCCCCTAGAGGAGGGGAGGACCCTCAGGCTGTCAGTAAATGGGAGAAGGAGAGTCATGAAGCCACCAGAGAACTGCTGAAAGTCAAAGACAGGCTCATTGAGGTGGAGAGGAAT AATGCCACGCTGCAGGCTGAGAAGGCGGCCCTGAGGAGCCAGCTCAAACAACTGGAAAGTCAAAGCTCCAACCTGCAGGCTCAGATAGTGGCCGTGCAGAGGCAGACTGCTTCTTTACAGGAGAACAATACCACTCTACAGACGCAGAACGCCAAGCTGCAG GTGGAGAACTCCACCCTGAGCTCACAGAGTGCAGCCCTCATGGCCCAGAATGCCCAGCTGCAGAGCCAGCAGAGCAGCGTGGAGGGTGAGCGCGAGGGAGCtctgaaggagaaagaggagctgaGGGCCACCTACGAGCTGCTCCTCCGCGATCATGAGAAGCTGGCGGCGCTCCACGAGAGGCAGGCGGTCGAATATGAAGCCCTGATCGGAAAGCATGGGGGCCTGAAGAGCTCCCACAAGAGCCTGGAGCAGCAGCATAGGGACCTGGAGGACAA GTACAAGCAGCTCCTGCAAAGGAAGGGGGAGCTGGAGGAGTTGGAGAAAAATCTGAAGGAGCAGCAGGACAAAATGGCATTGGAGAACCAAACGCACCAAGCCACGGCTGACCAGTGCAAACTgctcaaagaggaaaatgacag ATTGAACACTACCTATCGTCAGCTGGTGAAGGACAACGAGAATCTTCAGCTGGACCATAAGAACATAAAGACCCAGCTGAACAGCGCCAAACTAGACCAGACCAAGCTGGAGGCTGAATTCTCTAAACTGAAGGAGCAGTACCAGCAGCTGGACATCACCTCCACCAAACTCACCAACCAGTGTGAG ttgtTGAGCCAGCTGAAAGgaaacctggaggaggagaatcGTCACCTGTTGGACCAGATCCAGACTCTGATGCTGCAGAATCGCACACTGCTGGAGCAGACCATGGAGAGCAAGGACCTGTTCCACGTagaacaaagacaatacat AGACAAGCTGAATGagctgaggagacagaaggagaagctggaggagaagatTATGGACCAGTACAAGTTCTATGACCCCTCACCTCCACGCAG GCGTGGCAACTGGATTACTTTGAAGATGAGGAAGCTGATCAAGCCGAAGAGGGAGAGGATGCGCTCTCTCACGCTGACTCCCTCGCGTTCAGAGTTGGGCGACGGTTTCATGGCGTTTCCCCTGGACAGCCAGGACAGCTCGTCCATAGGCTCTGGATCCAACTCGCTGGacgacacactcacacaaaagaggagcagca ggaggagagggcagCAGTCCCATGCCCAAGGGCAGGGTTCCACCAATG CTATAAAAAGGTTGCCTTTCATGAGGAACAGATCCAAGGACAAAGACAAGGCCAAGGCCATCTACCGGCGCTCCATGT CCATGAACGACCTGCTGCAGAACATGGCGGTGGCAGGCGGCCCTGGGGCTCAGTGGGCGGGCAGCATCGAGAACCTGGATGGCACCGAGAGCGGAGACGCCGGCATGACGGGCAGCGGCAGGCGCGGTGGGCAGCGCATGAAGGAGCTCGCTCTTTCCACCAACGCCATCGACTGCGCCGCCCTCACCCTGCCCACCGCGGGGCACAGAAGGGCCAAGCTCCGGcttcaggtcaaag ATAATGCCTCCTGTGAGGACGTTGCCGGTTCCTTAGATGACCCCAAGAGTCAAG GCACGTTGAACGGCAGCCTCAGCCGGCCTCACAGCGAGAGCAGCGGAGAGTTCAGCCTGAGTTTGGACCAGGAGGTGTGGtccagcagcggcagcagcccCGTCCAGCAGCCCACCTCCTCGCGCTCCTCCCACCAGAGCCCCCTGCAGCTGCGCAGGTCCCTTGACCCGTCCGCCGCCGCAGGCAGCCCTGGCCAGGCACAGACCAGGAGCAGCGAGGTGCTCTCCCTGCAGCAGTTCCTGGATGAGGGCATCGATCCTGCAGAG TCTGGCAGTCAGGAGAACCTCACTGTGGACTCCCCTCGCCTCTCCACCTCTTCTGAGCATGTGCAGAAAGAACGCACCTCCACAAAGGGCCGCGGCATATTGCGCTCCTCCAGCGGGAAAGCGGCGCCGGTTAGCTCCGATCGCCCACCGAGATCTGCCGGACAGCCGGGTCGCCCCACCCTGCGTAAGGCGGAGAGCACCCGTGTGAGGGGCTCCGTCCCAGTCCGTTCCAGTCTGTCCTCGCAGGGCAAAGCCACGTCCGTCTCCGAGCGCCTGGACTCGGCCTCCTCCACGCTGCCCCGGGCCAGCAGCGTCATCTCCACCGCTGAGGGCACCACGCGGCGCACCAGCATCCACGACCTGCTGTCAAAGGACAACCGGCAGCCAGTGTCCGTCGACGCTGCTCCGCCCGTCGCCTCCACCAAGGCTGGGGTACGCTCCCAGCCTGCACCCAGTGAGTACCACCCCACCAGCACCAACCTAAAGGGACCCcttaccaccaccaccacccccctgCCCAAGTCAGTCAGCTTACCCTGCCATAGCTCGGAGGATCCCGACCTCTCCACCCTCGAGTCTTTCCTCGGCCCTTCCTTCACTGTAGAGTCTGTGTTCATGGACTCCATCTTTAGTGAGTCAGCGAGCAAAAACCTCCCCTTCCTGTCTCTAAACCCCACCCTAGTCAGCAACATCAGCGGGCCTCCTattacaaataaaacacaccctCCTCCAGTCCCGAACCACGCTGCTGCCCAAAACCAGGCCCCTCATGGCCAACCAAACGGCCAGATGAGATCCGGCCCGGCCAATCTGAAAGAGGGCGCCGATCCGAGTGGTGTGAATAATTCTGACCAACCACTGAGCGCAGAGGACAGCCAGTCTCTGTGGTATGAGTACgggtgtgtgtga